TAGACTGTTAAGAATGtggctgggtttttgttttgttttgttttgtttaagtaaTCGATTTTATTGTTTCTAAGTGGCTCTGTGCTAAAAATTTTACCTTACAACAATTCTTGAGAAGTAGGTTTgaaaatcactttcattttatagataaaaatgctggggcacagagaggctaagactttgctcaaagtcacacagctattaacTAACAGAATCAGACTTATATCCAATTCCAAGAGCCTTCAGAAACCACAGCTTGAAACAAAGTGCACCTGTTACCTACCCAAACctgtgctgaaaaaaaaaaaccaaaaaaaacaacaaaaaaaccccaaaatcagAGCCTGGAGCAACAATCAGTTTCAGGAAGCAGCTAGGACAGCCCTACCTCTTCAGGAAGAACCGGTCAGTCTTAGGGCTGAGGCAAAATCTCGGAAGCAGACAACTTTGCCAAAACTAGGAAGCTTCTGAAACTGGGTTCAAGGTAGAGACAGCTGACCACAGGGAGCAACAGAAGCCCTTGGAGGGCAGGACATACAGCATAGTTCAGAGACTTGTGAAGGATGGAGAAAATCCACACAGGGCAGTAACCAGACATCACTTTTACTGCCAGCAGCAGCCAGAACACACAGTCATTTCCTGTGTCCCGGCGACAGCAGAGGAAGGTTCTTATGAAAACTTACCCTCCAAGTAGTAGACAATACAAGTACCTGCCTGCCTTTGCTCTTGGACTTACCACAGTAGTTGTACCAAATGCTTGCATCCGAGGAGTTGCAGATCCAATGTTTCTCCCCAGGTTcagtaaaaatggaagaaaacaggGTGGAAAAGAGCATCAATGGGAACATGATTCAAAAATCTCCAAACCGACAAAAATGCAAGGGGAATCAGCAACTAATCATCAGAATCTTCCCCTTTAATaagtagaaaaaatttaacttaGTCATTAGTCACATGATTTCTGAGTTCCTATCCAACTGTTTCCTcttttgaatgtgtgtgtgtttaatatttgAGCATTTCCTCCGAGGGGACAGGAACATGATTTAGAATGTACTCTTTCCAAACATGTGACACATATGAGAACACagagctttaaaaacaaaactaggtACTTCCCAGCCAATAGTAACAAAACCAGTCTGTATGTCTTTAGAATCTCAAGACTTTATCTGCATTGCCATTCCCTCCCAcaagtttttttcttcctttctttctttctttcttgagcaTTTTTATAGGTTTTATTAGAGATTTAGATTTAAATCTAAAGCtttaaatatctaaatatttaaaatggaagTTAGGACAATATTTAGAGGGGAGAGAGGTTGTCTCTGTTTTTGTGGCTATTTTTGACATGTTTTCAAAGTGGTTGGGATTCTTTCCCTGTAAATTTTCTACTCCTGCCAGCATGTTTGCCTAACTCAGTTACTATTGAATGTTCTCCCTGTTTCCATCTGGACCATCCTTTTCTCTAAGACTCCTTCTAAAGATTAGTCAATGAGGATCTTTGGCCAAATGTCAGACTTCATAGATCTCAGGGTAAGAAGTTCGTTCGAAAAGCTTCTAAAAACGCTCTCAGGCACACACTGTAAGTGACAACTTAAGACGCCCAGAGACTTGGGGTCAGAGCTGGACTTCCATGCATGGAAACTGGGTTCCTCCTACAGCCCTCCACCCTCTGCCAACTTCCCAGGCCTCGTCCATGACCCACTCAGGAAACAGACCAGGACAGGGACATCCTACCAAGCTGGGCACAGGAAGCATACCTGATACTTTGATGAACAATCAAACAATCATGAATAATTCATGTACACGAACCATCTCGGCCATGAATGGGGGACAAACATGGCCTCAGGTGAGCTCGTGGCATGTTTCATGCCTCAGAACACAGAAACAATCCCCTCCTGCCTCACGTGCTCTTAAAAAGCTGCTCCCCTCCACCACTAACACTCAGCCCTTTCCTTGGCCCTTTGCTGTTTTTCTGCTTCAGCCCCAGGCTTGCTGTCTGAGCTCTGGCTTTTCTTATAGACTccatccccctccttccccccaaTACATGGAACTTACACCCTCAAAGCATATTTAGTTCATTGGTAATAATGGAAAACAGGAGCTGGCTAGGTCTTAGAGATCAGTTAATGCGGTGATTTTGAAACAATGTCCGATGAGCCTTGGGATTCCTCAGTGGCCAGCAACAGAGGCCACTGGGCTCGCATACGAGTGTGTCCCACAGGTTCTTGACACAAGTCTCATGGCCCAGAGAGCCACACCTACAGATCTGAACTGAACAGGCGCGTGCAAACTGTTTCTGCTCAGCAACAGGTTCAGCTAACGGGTAGAGCCCAGCTGGATGAATCCCCAGACACAGGGCACTAGCTGTAGTTCTGCTTTGTGGGCAGAGGTCCCACCAGGCTTGGGAATGCACTCATTCTGGCAAACTCTGGGTCCAGGGAACACTTTCAGCTGTAATAGTGAAATGGTCATTATTTCATGTCTGAAATGTATTTCATTTCAAAACTGTTACTCTGTTTTAGAGAAGATGTTTATCCTTTAGGTGCTTGGCTATCTGAAATCCATTAGGGGACATAGTTCAGGGTTAGTAGCCAAAAATGGCATGGAGTCAGGACCTTAAAATCTACaagtttagaagaaaataaacatatttgtAAAAGTTTTTACTGAAGAATTGTACTACTtcccaattttttaaaaggtaaaaatccATGGGGGCTAAGGGTGGTAGGGAAATGGGGATCTGTTCAAGGGGTATTGAGTTTCAGGTTTGCAAGGTAAAAAAGTTCTAggtgggagggcacagctcaagtcatagagcacatgcttagcatgcatgaggtcctgcattcaatccccagtacctcctctaaaaatgaataaacaagtaaacccactcccccccaaaaaagttctAGAGAGTTGTTCCACCACAATGTAAATATAGTTAACATTACTGAACTGCATGCTTAGAATTGATtaagatggttaattttatatgtttttaccacaattttaaaatatattttaaaaggtggGGGCCAGTGGGGAGAAGAAAAATCCATGAATGCTTCTAGTGGTCTCAAAACACCATTTCCCACTAAAAGGAACAAAGACCCTAGAGAAATTGCCATTTCCAGGCCTCAGGCAACAAATGTACGAGATGAGCCTAGAACAAGATATTAGATCACCAGTTTCAGGACAGTCCCATTGACCAAAGAtgggttttctattgctgctgtaataaaCCACCACAAACTTAATGCTTTAAAACAGTACAAATGAACTCAATGGGTTAAAAATCAAAGTGTCCACATAACTGGCTCTTCTGGGGGACAAATCTGTTtgcctgcctttttcagcttGAGAGCTGCAAACCTGGCATTCCTCCACCTTTAAAGTTCAGCACTCCCATCTCCACATCCAACATTACATTGCCTTCTCCCCTgatcccctgcctccctcttataaggacactgtgATTACACTGACCCATTTGGATGATCCAGGAAAATCTCCCCAACTCAAGACCCATCTATAAAAttccttttgccatataaggtaataTTCACAGCTTCCAGGCATGAACATTCTGGGGGACCATTATTCAGCCAACCTATAGACTATATGAATGTTAATAAGATAGTAGCAGCAATTAATTGAAAtacatcaaatatatttaaattcatgagctcataatttttttaaagcctaattaATCATCAGATGATGCTAGGAAACCAACTCTATTTTGAAAACTGATAAACAGAAAGAATTAAGCATTTGTCCTGACTTTTCTATAGTAAACTGAACTACTGGTAACCAAATAGTAGAGACAGGCAAATTTCCTTTGCCTTCTCGTACTCTTTTCTCTACCTTTAGAAGTATTTCAGCTAATACATGGACAAGGAATAATAGAATATAACCATTTCACAGCATCTAATGAATTAGTGAACTTGGGCACTGAGCATCAATGGTTGCTAATatcacagagagacagaaagacattGTGTACCTCTTGATGAACGCTGTGGGAGCCAACCTCCAAGATGACTCCCAATGATCCTTACTTCTTGGTATGCAAATCCTTGTCTAGCTCCCCTCAGCGATGAAGACAGGTGACTGTGTAACTAAGAAAATAATGCACAACGACAATGTGCAGCTTCCAAGGTAGATTATAAAAAACATAGTGCCCTCTACCTCACTTTCCTGGATCGACTACTCTGGAGGAAACAAGTAGCCGTAAAGAGAGATCCACGTGGAAGAAACTAAGGCCTCCTCCCAAAAGGCCAGTACCAATTTATCAGTCATGTGAATGAGACTTTGGAAGCAGTTCCGGCTGCCCCCCCCGACCCCCGTCCAGCCTTCAGATGACAGCAACACCAGCTGATATCTTAACTGCAGTCCCATGACAGAACCCCAGCCACATCCACTCAGCTAAGCCATTCTCGACTACCTGACCAACAAACACAGTGCAATATTACAAATGTTTGTTGATGTTTTACACCACTAAGTTTCAGGGGCAATTTGTTATGCAATGGTAGGTAACTAATACAAACACATCTGCTATGAATCAGTCTTGTCCAAAATAACTAAACCTCAATATGATGAAGCTGCACGTCCAACTACCAATTTATAGGAAATACAATAGACAGAGAAACATGTTCAATTACAACTTGGAGATACAATCAGAATATCTAGACCATGAAAATACATAAAGGATCAAAACCAGTTTCTTCAACAGATGGCTtgcaaaggggaaagtgaaagaaaTGGAGGGGCCCGTAGACTAGAGAAGTCTTAAAAGGCCATTTCAAAAATTGGTGTGAATGAGGTGGGAACTTTACTTAGATCTTAATCCAAACAAAAttgtggagaaaaaaattataaaacaattgGAAATTTGAATAGACTGGATATTTGGTAACATTGAGGTAGGGGCAGCTTAGATATTATAATGTATTgtagttatatatttttaagtcctTATCTTGTAGAGTTTCAAAGCTaagtatttaagaaagaaatatgaTGCCTGGGATTTGCTTCCAAAATAAAGTAGAGGGCAATTGGTTGGGGTCTAGATGAAACAATATTGACCACATATTGGTAATTGTTGAATCCAGGTAAGAGTCATGTTGtggtgaaaaaaatcagaattttaccTAACAAATGTGTCCACACTAAGGCTGTCATTCATACCTAACAGCCGTTTTGTTACTTTTGCTTCCAAAAGCTGAAGCCTTTGGAAATCTATATGGAGAAAAAGATTACATTTTATTGTCAAGGGGTCTATTGTCTGATGTAACCCGGATGTCAGGTTTGGATCTCCTTGCCTTTTGAGACTCACATAAAACTGACTCAATGTCCTTTCCGTGTAGTTAGACTCATCACCTTCTCAATCTTTCCACAGTTACTCTGCCAGGGAGAGGGTACTGAAGCGGCATGGGAGACGTGCGTGTATTTCTCCTTACCTTAGTCAGAGttgtttctgacttatttcagtgaCCATCATGTTATCCTATGCACGCTGATCCTTTCACTCCAGAGCATGCCCTTGAGAAGTCATCTTTCTCACGTGGACTTTTAagcctcttttcttttcccaaaacCACCAAGTTGTCTTCTGAGGAATTATTCTGATACTAATAAAAATTGGCTTTTCACTCCACTGCACAGGTGACAAAAATGGTTACACGGATACAGGACATTTAATGAAAGAGATATATGTACTCAAAACAAGTCATGAGAGATGACCCTTAGGAAAAAACTGCAAGATGTTAACAACGctgttttttggttgttgttttttccTGTCTTATTTATCTAATGATTTGATGAGTATTTGATTATGGAATAATCTTTTGCTAGAAAGATGCAAATCACATTAACTGCTAAAACAGCAACAGATGTATGTCTAGGGGACAGAGGACAGAAGAGCAGGCAGGCAGAGGCCCAAGCTGAGGACAGAGAAGGCGTCAGCTTGTTCATCTTTCTGACAACGGAGCCAGCCCTCTACTTGAATCACAAGCTGGCTGATCCTAGCAGAAGGCAGGCTCTGGGTCTGAGAGAGATGCGCACTGCTCTGTCTTAAACTGCCTCTAGTAGCTTCAGACGTGATCCTTCCCCCTGGGAACTAGTGATCTCCTACTGCTCCTCCATCAGCCTCCCTCACACACAGGCAAACCAAAAAGATATGAACCATCATGGGAGGCGGTAGGAGACATTAGGCAGTCCCGTAGAGCCGGATCTCCATCAACCTCCCCCGCACACAGCAGGCCATAAAGATTAGGTTATACTGACCACTGTGGCAGGTGGTGGGAGATGTTAGGCAGCTCCACACAGACTGGGTCTTTTTTTCTTAACCATGACTCTGGCAACTAGCACTGCTGGGCACACTCTAAGACATCAGTATCTACTCAACTAAATAGCATGAGTTGAGGCCTTTTGCTCCTGGCTGAAAATCCTTAGCAAGAACCAACTTTCTCTCTACAATTAGAAGTAAAAATCTTAAAATGCCTTGATAGCTCAGAGACTGCTACTTTACAAAACGTACTATCCACCTATTCAGTACAGACGATTTTTCTACTGTGACAGGGTGTACCAGAGTGGACGTGGAGGGACAAATGGGACCACTGAAGACGACACAACATAGGTCACCATTTCTTTCTCCAACAGCTAACCACACTCTACTGGACACACACTCTAATGGAAATCCTTACTATGGGCAACCAGAGAAGTTAAACAAAAGCCTGTGTTCTGAACCAAAGGAAGCAGATTAACACTGCTTTCCATAATTTGTGAACTTTTAAAGAGTTTTCAATGTGGGAAAAGGTAATGTCTATATCCTTAGGAAAATCCaaacacagaggaaaaataaCTCTCCCATTTGCTTCTTACATCCAATCCCCAGCTGAGAGGCAACCACACTCAcaatataaaagtataaaagtgTATGTCAGCAAATACATCTAttttcacactttttaaaaacaagaatggTAGAATATCACGTCTTGTTTTTCAAACATAActtattttattataaaggaaCATAATTCTCTGAAAAGTTAAAGttctttttgatacaatttcagattattttttaacagtCACTAACATaaatcaaaagcaaaagcaattttATTATTATGCATTGGAACATACATCACATTTAAGCACAAACATAAAAACAACAGgctcatttctcttctttaagctgtttcttttcagtggcttctTCCATATCAAAAGTGAATGGTTTGTCATAACCCATGAGGTGGTTATAGTCTTCAGGGTTTGGAAAGAGTGCTGGATTAACTAACAAAGATTTTGTTTTGGCATAAAATGTGGTAAACACATGTGCACTGTTGGGAATCCTCACATCATTTTGGTGAAACACTGTGCTTGTTTCTAAAAGCACCACATTGTAAGTAATGGCTTTGTAAGTGTCTGTTGTGGCCTCATGGTACAACCGAATGACATAGCCTTTGGTAATAAAGTGAAGTAGTACTGGAGTGATCACGGTAAAGCTTCCTATGATGCCGTAGAATAAGATTTGCAAAGGCACACTTCCAAATGTAATATTATTTTGTGCAAAAATGTACGGGAGAAATGCAAGGCTGATCACACTTGTAGAGTAAGAGAAACATTTCACACCTAAATGGGGGGAAAATAGGCGAGAATTAATACCTTCAACTTATATAAGAAACAATCCAATTAATTCTTCTACCTTTCTACCATATCGTcatcaaacaaaacaacaacaaacaaaatcaaaacacatATATAGTGCTTATTATATTCCAGTTTCTGCTTTAAGCACTTCACATGTTTTATTCATAAAATCTACAAAAAAGTCCCATAGAGAGAGAGATGTAATTATCATTATGATCTGTCCATTTAAGAGACGAGAAAAATGAGGCACTTGCTCAATGTCACAGAACTACCTAGTGGCTGTGTTGGGTTGCAAGCCCAGGCAATCTGATGCTACAGTCCAGGCTGCTGGCCACTAAAATGCACTGCCTCTCCAGGTGAGAAATCTGCTTTCGGGCTGACTGGCTTCTACCTCAGTTCCCAATAAAAGATTTAGTATTACTCAAAGATCCTTATGAATACCATGAAAGTTAGTTCAGTCAGCAGATTATGAAATAAAACTCTATTAACAATCCCTTCCACAGATCTAACACAAAATGTTCAAATATGGGGCTAACTTTATCAAGGTGCCTGGGATTAAAACAgcaaattaccaaaaaaaaaaaaaataacaccagTGATTAAGAAACATATAGGAAAGGTATTCAACTCCTTTACCAAGGAAAGACATTCAAGTGAGATATTTTTACCTATCACATTAGAAAGATTAAAAGTCAATGACTTCTGGactatatactttaaaaaggtCAAAATGGTATTTtacattatgtgtattttaccacaataaataaatgacttaaaaatgtAACTTTTCTTAGTTTGAATGTGTACGTTTAACATGATCAAATACCATCTGTTTGGAAAACAGATGAGTTGAGATCCTAGTAGACAAGTCGATTATAAAGTAAatttggaaaaacaaaggaagcggaaaaaaaaagggaagggttGATACTAAAACCTAGAGTTATAATTAATATAGTGTGGTTCTGGTGCACAAGTAaacagattaatggaacaaaatggaaaatttagTAACCAACCAACTGCATATGGAAATTTAGCATCAAATAAAGATACACTCTGAAACTAgtggtgttgggacaactggatggccaaatggaaaagataaaattcaGTCTACTTCCCATACTATAAATCAGGGAAATTCCAAATAATCCTGAGAGGTATAAGAAGAAAACATCCATGAAGTCCCTTATAACCTGAGAATGGGAAAACTCTTCTAATTGTGACTCAAAATACAGAGGCAATCAAGGGGAAAAACTaacaaatctgatttttaaaacatacatggACATAAATACCATAAACAGAGTAAAGGaggcaaatgagaaaaaatatttgcaacttacATCACAAAGGGTTAATATCCTCAATATATAAAAGGTTTCTAGTGTATGTGAAGAAAAAGATAACAACCTAATATACAAACATGCAAGAGAATATAAGCAGACAGTCCGAGGAAACAAAATGAACTTCAACAGATGAACTGATGCTACACCCCGATCATGAGAAACATGCAATTAAAACCAGTGAGAGTTTTTCCCCTAAACTGGCAAAACCAAAAGTTTGACATCATACTCTGTTGGTGAGGCAATAACAAAGCAGacactctcatacactgctgttgGCTGAAGGCTTAATTCTCTTGCAtcagcaatttaaaaagtaattccttctttcctcccacaGGTATTTGCTGTTAACAGTGGTACACATGGGATAAATGGGGACCAGGCTGCCTTCTATATAAAAGCCTCCTCAGCCCGTCCAACTACCTCTTTTTCCCCCATTACTTCTGCTACACTGAAGTGGGTTAAATAGTGTCCTCCCCAAATTTACGTCCAGCCAGAACCTCAGAAtgcgaccttatttggaaacagggtctttgcagacaaCTAAAAGTTGAGataaggtcatactggattagggtgggctctACACTCAATGAGAATATCCTTAAAGGGACAGAACAGGacaaacagagacacagagaaggccGTGTGAAGCAGAAGGCAGAGACGAGTTCtgcagctacaagccaaggaacacaaaGGACTGTtgggagccaccagaagctggaagaggcaaggaagaatTCTTTCCTAGAGGCTTCAGAGAGCATAGCTGTGCCAaccccttgatttcagacttccaggcttcagaactatgagaatgaatttttactgttttaagccaccaagttggtGGAAATTTAACACAagagccctaggaaactaatatgcACACACACTTTATTTTGCTTGGACTGAAGTAATTGCTATTTTCTAAACATATTCTGGGCTTTTCCATCTTGATGCCTTTGCTCATACTACTTCCACAGCCGGGATGCCCTTCACTCACACCTCTTTGTATTCAAATTCTACTCATCTTAAAATGGGAATACCATGACATGAGTAATTACTTGTTGCAAAATTAACAAGAACTGTCAACTAAAAGGCCCTTCAAATGTCCTTAAACTGGAGCCATCTGGTAGTTTAAAGAATCTACAGAAACGGTACCTCTATGTTAATGGTCTCTCACTCAGTTTTACATGGAAAAAATGTTTCTCCCTCATTTTctacatacaaaaaaattaatccCTGATAAATACATAGAGCGACTTTCTATTATCATAATATTGAAAGAACTCAAAGATTTAATTCTACAAGTTACAATTCTAGACATCTGAATACCATGGAGAGCTATGCTCTTCCACAAACGTTACATCCTACCCACACCAAAATTAGTTCCTATTTACATTCTCTTCTTTCCAGCATGAAGTCAAGTGGAAACGTGAAACAAATAAGCCTTCCCTTCGTCTGAAGGAATGGTGTCTGTGTTCAGAAAGGGAACAATGAGGGTCACTGTTAACACATCTCAGTAACATCAGTCCAGGTATCCCAAGCCAGAGGTGTGACTCAGGCTCAATGGCCACTTGTGTATTGACTCCTGAAGAAATTTCTACCATCCAAGAATGATTATTCCAGTAACTTCAGAACTCCACTGAATAGTGATTATAATCAGCCCTTACTCCCAGAAAGTTTTAAATAgcttaaattgtattttaaacaCGGTCTATTTTAATGCCATAAAGTTGAGAACTTACAGATTTCCAGAGTAAATTTTAGACGATCAGTTGACACCAACATgatcaaaaacacacacacaaatggggCGCTGAAATCTTGTGGCCAACTTAACTATAAAGTAGTCCTCCAGATATTTCAggttatacttatttttaaggattattaaaatgaaatacaaccTCCAGAACTTGACTAAATCACATATCTAAATTCTTCTGACCTTTCCTACTGAATTATTCCACACTAAATACTGAATTACGATCTAAAGAAAGAGCATTAAACTTATTAGCTATTGTATACAGTCTCTATGATAACTCCCTCCCACCTGGAAAAGCCACTAAACAAACATGTTTGCTGAAAACTCTAAAATgacctaaaaatataaaattaatatatttttgaattataaaGGTACTACATACTCATTTTAACTGCCAAACTTAAAAATAGAGAGAAGTGTCTAACTTGCCCAAAATAATTCTTAACAGGTACTCGTCCACACTTTTTCTC
This portion of the Vicugna pacos chromosome 29, VicPac4, whole genome shotgun sequence genome encodes:
- the TMEM70 gene encoding transmembrane protein 70, mitochondrial codes for the protein MLLLALGGPWAAGLRLAGKKTAPWAATALRGPRAALSWAASCSGFSGPIGGWGAGLRGVAPLLPRPVRVQVPVCWHGCVRCLQTQHEKAEDGRLIYTGNLARTVFGVKCFSYSTSVISLAFLPYIFAQNNITFGSVPLQILFYGIIGSFTVITPVLLHFITKGYVIRLYHEATTDTYKAITYNVVLLETSTVFHQNDVRIPNSAHVFTTFYAKTKSLLVNPALFPNPEDYNHLMGYDKPFTFDMEEATEKKQLKEEK